The following are encoded in a window of Fischerella sp. PCC 9605 genomic DNA:
- a CDS encoding polysaccharide deacetylase family protein: MTCNNTNNFINVQKNKKFPLILPVIFIILVSFIIFTDTATVIPIVGFHGVIDHNKSYAAQLDIRGLHYSQQSLESFLEYLVINDYQFLSTQDLYDFFLSRNSNTPKDLSKKKLIMISFDDGYKSVHTILLPILYKLEEKYGKKVKIVLFINPGNLFDREKTDSTHLGCEELREGLEKGFYDIQSHGFNHINLTRLTPKKLIYELLKSQIVLRKCTKDLDPEQKVASHFAYPYGAYNKQVKYYVSKYYLSSYLYNNQILNINLLKNYYEIPRLTVNRQESVQALIEKFESIKYTQESKVQSPKLLDGDSDPSQFSF; this comes from the coding sequence ATGACTTGCAACAATACTAATAACTTTATTAACGTTCAAAAAAACAAAAAATTTCCCCTCATTTTGCCTGTAATATTTATCATTCTTGTGTCTTTTATAATTTTTACAGATACTGCTACTGTAATTCCTATTGTGGGGTTTCATGGCGTTATTGATCATAATAAAAGTTATGCTGCTCAGCTAGATATTAGAGGGTTGCACTACTCACAACAAAGCTTAGAGAGTTTTCTGGAATATTTAGTTATTAACGATTATCAATTTTTGTCAACTCAAGATTTGTATGATTTTTTCCTCAGCAGAAACAGCAATACTCCTAAAGATTTATCTAAAAAGAAGCTCATTATGATTTCTTTTGATGATGGTTATAAATCAGTACACACAATTTTACTACCAATTTTATATAAGTTAGAAGAAAAATACGGTAAGAAAGTAAAAATTGTTTTATTTATCAATCCGGGTAATTTATTTGATCGGGAAAAGACCGATTCAACTCATTTAGGATGTGAGGAGTTGAGAGAAGGGTTAGAAAAAGGATTTTATGATATTCAATCTCATGGATTTAATCATATAAATTTAACTAGATTAACTCCTAAGAAATTAATTTATGAACTCTTAAAATCCCAAATTGTTCTGAGAAAATGTACAAAAGACTTAGATCCTGAGCAAAAAGTAGCATCTCATTTTGCTTACCCATATGGTGCTTATAATAAACAGGTCAAATATTATGTTTCTAAATATTATTTATCAAGTTATCTATACAATAACCAAATATTAAATATAAATTTATTGAAAAATTACTATGAAATTCCTCGTTTAACAGTTAATCGACAAGAATCAGTCCAAGCATTGATAGAAAAATTTGAGTCCATTAAGTACACTCAAGAATCAAAAGTCCAGAGTCCAAAGCTTTTGGATGGAGACTCCGATCCTAGCCAATTTTCCTTTTAA